From the genome of Rhizobium binae, one region includes:
- a CDS encoding GIY-YIG nuclease family protein encodes MAGRQSFEDVTAGLETKSDKIRALARAGYLRTEISSLLAIRYQHVRKVLADAGISEGLKKEVQLEREPVSIQVEEDAATTTVAPTSWEVLLRAGFRFLGEWTPGEDESFRLDAAAPTDGGVYSFVVDDVVMYVGLTQRGLRQRLDGYRRGHERQRTNARVKALILEALSAGKRVKVLIASPEEGSWNGLPVNMSAGLEAGLITKVQPAWNILGVG; translated from the coding sequence ATGGCAGGCAGGCAATCATTCGAGGATGTTACGGCAGGACTGGAGACCAAGTCCGACAAGATTAGGGCGCTGGCGAGGGCAGGTTACCTTCGCACCGAAATCAGCTCGCTCCTTGCGATTCGGTACCAGCATGTTCGAAAAGTTCTCGCCGATGCGGGGATCTCGGAAGGTCTGAAGAAAGAGGTCCAGCTCGAGCGCGAGCCCGTGTCCATCCAGGTCGAAGAGGATGCAGCGACGACGACAGTCGCACCGACATCATGGGAAGTGCTTCTTCGTGCAGGGTTCCGTTTCCTTGGCGAGTGGACGCCCGGCGAGGATGAGAGCTTCCGTTTGGATGCAGCAGCGCCAACCGATGGCGGAGTTTACTCTTTCGTCGTGGACGACGTCGTCATGTACGTAGGCTTGACGCAACGAGGCCTTAGGCAGCGCCTCGACGGCTACAGGCGGGGCCACGAAAGGCAGAGAACCAACGCTAGGGTCAAGGCGTTGATCCTCGAAGCGCTGTCGGCAGGGAAACGGGTAAAGGTCCTCATCGCGTCGCCGGAGGAAGGATCCTGGAACGGGCTTCCCGTCAATATGTCGGCCGGGCTGGAGGCAGGCTTGATCACTAAGGTTCAGCCGGCATGGAATATCCTCGGGGTCGGCTGA